The Flavobacterium commune genome contains the following window.
TTTCGAAAATAAATCTTCAGCAATAGCAGGGTTTGGATTTATTGATAAAGGAATGGAAGTGGAGTTGATTGTTGATTCTGATTCAGTTGCTGTCAAATTGTTTTTAGGAAAATCACCTTTGCCATTTAAAATCCAATACAAATCTACTTCAGGATACACATCCAGAATTTTGAGGATAAAATCCAGACTTGGTTTATTTCTTCCCGAAAGGAGATGGGATAAACTGGAGCGTTGCACACCAATTCTATCGGCAAATGCAGAAGCGTTGATGCTGTAATAATCCAGTATAATTTCGAGTCTTTTTATAAAATCGTCAGTGTTTACCATTGTAAAATGAAGTTTGAAATACGGTATTTACAAATGTAACCAAAACTAGTTTGGATTACAAATTTACAGTTGTAAATCGATGTTAAATATCTTTAGTAGTTTATATTTAGGTTTAATTGTTTCTGCTTAAGTTACTGAAATAATTGTATTTATATATTGTTTTAAAAACGAATAACATTTGTTAACTGTTTTGAATTGAGCTTGTCTAATAAGGCTAGAAAAACTGTTTACAATATTAAAACAATTCAATAAAATTCAGTTTACAAATGTAAAAATAAAGATGTTTACTTTTGTAAATCAAATATATTAGATTATGAATTTAGAGCAGTTGTTTCTTGACAACAAGGAAAAAACGATTGAAGGCAGGTATTTGACATTAGAGTCTATTGAGCCTATTTTGAAAAGAATTAATACAGATAATCAACTTTCGGTTATTGGAAAATCAGTTCAGGGAAGACCAATTTATAAGTATGTTATTGGTGCCGGAAAAACTAAAATTTATCTTTGGTCACAAATGCATGGTAACGAAAGTACCACTACAAAAGCATTATTTGACTTTTTAAATGTGTTGCATAGTGGTTCTGATTTGGCCAAAGAATTATTGAGTAGTTTTACTTTTTGTTGTTTACCTATATTGAATCCTGATGGAGCTACATTATATACTCGTGCTAATGCCAATGAAATTGATTTAAATAGAGATTCACAAGATCTTACTCAACCGGAAAGTAAAGTTTTGCGAGCGGTTTTTGAGGAGTTTAAACCTGATTTTTGTTATAATCTTCATGATCAGCGAACTATTTTTGGTGTTGCTGATACCGGAAAACCCGCTACGGTGTCTTTTTTGGCGCCTTCTTATAATGAAGAAAGAGAAATAAATGATTCCAGACAAAAAGCTATTAATCTGATTGCCGGAATGAATGCTGTTTTGCAGGAATTTATTCCGGGGCAAATAGGTCGATTTGATGATTCATTTAATATTAATTGTATTGGCGATACCTTTCAGTATTTAGGAGTGCCAACAATTTTGTTTGAAGCAGGTCATTTTCCGGGAGATTATCAAAGAGAAGTTACCCGAAAATATGTTTTTATGGCGTTGGTTTCGAGTTTCACAATACTTAACGAAAACGTTATAGAAATTAATAGAACGGAGGATTATTTGAATATTCCTCAAAATAAAGTCGTTTTTTATGATTTTATATACAAAAAGGTTAAAATAAATTATGACGGTATTGAAAAAATAACGAATTTTGCTGCACAGTATAAGGAAGAATTGGTTGATGGTAAAATCAATTTCAACGCTTATGTTGCCAGACTTGATGATTTAGAAGGATTCTTTGGTCATGAGGTTTATGATGCTCAGGGAGCTCTTTATGAAGATGGTGGTGAAAATGTTCCTAAATTAGATCAAAAAGCAAATTTTAGTTTAGATAAAAAACTTAATTTTGTTAATGGACTGATAAAAAACTAATTTTTTGTACGAGTTTATCAATTTAATGTATATTTTTATGCTTTAAAATGATAATTAATAATATAATTAAAGAAATATGAGTAAGTTCCGTTTAGATGAAGTAGATCATCAGATATTAGACATGTTGATTGACAATACGAGAGTTCCGTTTACAGATATCGCTAAAAAGTTATTGATTTCTGCTGGAACAGTCCACGTTAGAGTTAAAAAAATGGAAGACGCAGGTATTATAATGGGATCCTCATTGGTTCTTGATTATGATAAATTAGGCTATTCATTTATTGCTTACGTAGGGGTGTTTTTAAATAACACTTCTCAAACTAAGTTTGTTTTGCAACGAATTAATGAAATTCCATTCGTAACTGTGGCTTCTGTAACTACAGGAAAGTTTAATATTTTCTGCAAGATTAGAGCTAAAGATACTAAACATGCTAAAGATGTAATCTTTATGATTGATGATATTGATGGTGTTTACAGAACTGAAACAATGATTTCTCTTGAAGAAAGTATCAACGACAAGAAGCGTTTGATGCATACTATCTTCAAAAATATGTAATCTAAGAACTTGAATGTTATTTTAAAATAATACCTCAAGTTGACTCTTGGGGTTATTTTTTTTCAAAACAACGATAAAATTAACTAAATAATTCAACAATAATTTATGTACACGCTCCCTAAAATTGAACGTTTTAAACAAAATGTTCTTTCTAAATATAATATTTACAACAGCGTTTTCATTACTTTACCTTTTGATTCTATAGACAATACAGGTGCTTTACTGCCTTTGTTCACAGAGGTTTGTGAAACAGGTTTTAGAAAAATGGAAACACCAAAGGAAATATTTGAGTTTTTCTCTAAAAAATATTTACATACTGACGTAGAGGCCGATAAAATTGATTTAATGTTTCGTTTTATCCAGTATATCGAACGTCAAATTGTATTGTTTGATGCTATAGAAGACGCAGCTTTTCCTATTGTAAATAATATGGAGGGACGTGGTTCTTTGAGAGATATTAAAGAAAAAGCGGATGCCAGAGGAAAAAATGAAGAATTAGTTGAGTTTTTAGAAAATTTTAATGTAAGACCTGTTTTAACGGCGCATCCTACACAGTTTTATCCAGGTGCTGTTTTAGGAATTATTAACGATTTGACTCAGGCAATTCGTGATAATAACTTACTTCAAATCAAACAGCTTTTAGCGCAATTAGGAAAAACTCCGTTTATCAAAAATGAAAAACCAAATCCTTTTGACGAGGCAGTAAGTTTGATTTGGTATTTGGAAAATGTATTTTATAACACCGCTGGTGATATGATGCATTATCTGGAAACTAATATTTCTCCGGAGGGAATTAAAAATCCGATTATCCAACTTGGATTTTGGCCGGGAGGAGACAGAGATGGAAATCCATTTGTAACTACTGATATTACTCTAAAAGTTGCTGACCGTTTAAGAACTTCTATTTTAAAATGTTATTATTTTGAAATGAGAGACTTAAAAAGAAAGTTAACTTTTCCTGGTGTAGATGTTTTAGTTGCTGAACTTGAAAATAAACTATATCGTTCTGTTTTTTATTCAAGAGGTGAAATCTACATTACCTTAGAAGAGTTTAAATCTCAATTAATTAAGATAAAAACCATTATTGTAGAGCAACATCAGTCTTTATATCTTGATGAATTAGAAGCTTTGCTTATCAAAATAAATCTGTTCGGATTCCATTTTGCTACTTTAGATATTCGTCAAAACAGCAAGATTCACGATGCTGTATTTAAAGATGTATTCGATTTTTATTTAGAGAAAGGAGAAAATGTTTTTCCTAAAAATTATTACGAATTATCGGAAAATGAGAAGATTGAAGTTTTAGCAAATGCAAAAGGAGATTTGAATCCTGAAGACTTTAAGAACGATATGACCAAATCGACTTTGGAGTCTATTCGTGCAATCCAACAAATTCAAACAGCTAATGGCGAGTTAGGAGCTAACCGTTACATTATCAGTAACAATGAAAATGCGGTAAATGTCTTAGAAGCATTTGCTTTGTTTAGATTAAATAATTGGGAATTCCCTTCAGTAGATATTGTGCCTTTATTTGAATCGGTTGATGATTTGCAAAATGCACATAATGTTATGGAGCAATTATATACAAATCCGGTTTATGCTGCGCATGTTGCAAGCAGAGGAATGAAGCAAACTATCATGCTTGGATTCTCTGACGGTACAAAAGACGGAGGTTATTTAATGGCTAACTGGAGTATCTATCAGGCTAAAGAGCAGCTTACTGCTATGTCCAGAAAATATGGTGTAAAAGTGATATTTTTTGACGGACGTGGTGGACCACCAGCTCGTGGAGGAGGAAAAACACATAAATTCTATGCTTCTTTAGGACCAAATATCGAAAACAAAGAAATTCAGGTAACTGTTCAGGGACAGACCATTAGTTCTAATTTTGGAACTTTAGATTCTTGTCGTCATAACTTAGAAAATTTATTAAGTGCCGGAGTTACCAATCAGGTATTTAATAAAGATTTGAATAAATTATCTGATGAAGATAAAGAGGTAATGAACCAGTTATCGGAATTAGGATATAAAAAATATTTAAGCTTTAAGAATCACGATAAATTCATTCCGTACTTAGAGAAAATGAGTACGTTGAAATATTATGCCAAAACTAATATCGGAAGTCGTCCTTCAAAGAGAAGTAAGTCTGAAAAATTAGATTTTAAAGATTTAAGAGCAATTCCATTTGTGGGGTCCTGGAGTCAGTTGAAGCAAAATGTTCCTGGATTTTATGGAGTAGGAGCTGCTTTAAAACATTTTGAAGAAACAAATCAATGGGACAAAGTTCAGGCATTGTATGATAGTTCAATGTTCTTCAAAACATTGCTTGAAAACAGTATGATGTCATTGGCTAAATCATTTTTCCCATTAACGGCTTACATGAAAAATGATCCTGAATTTGGAGAATTCTGGCAAAATATCTACGATGAATTTTTGGAAACCAAAAGATTGTTGTTAAAAATTGCCGGTCATAAAGAGTTAATGGAGAATTATCCTGACGGAATAGCTTCAATCCAGGTGAGAGAGCGTATTGTATTACCTTTATTGACAATTCAACAATATGCTTTGTTGCGAATTAATGAATTGAATAAAGAAGCTAATCCGGATGATAAATTAATCAAAGTGTACGAAAAAATCGTAATGCGTTCTTTGTTTGGAAATACTAATGCTAGTAGAAATTCAGCTTAATATTCGATTATGAAGCGCACTGATGTACCTGAAAACGAATATTCTGTATTCAATGCTACTTATATAAATGCAGCAGGTGATGGAGATTTATATGAAGACTTAGAAATAAGTCTTCATGATTTTATTCGTTTTGTTCAGGATATTTCAATGGATAAATTTGATTATCGTTATGCTTTAGGCAAATGGACAATCAAAGAAATTATCCAGCACATCATCGATACGGAACGTGTTTTTGCTTATCGGGCTTTGCGAATTTCGAGAAATGACAAAACACCATTACCGGGATTTGATGAAAATGCTTTTGCTTTAAATACAGATGCTAATAGCAGACATTTACAAAGTTTATTAACTGAATTGTCCATTGTTCGTCAAAGTACTTTAGCGCTTTTTAAAAATTTTTCGGAAGAACAATTAAAAAGAATTGGAATTGCTTCCAATAATGAAATTTCAGTGCGTGCCATTGGTTTTATTATCATTGGGCATCAAAAACACCATCAAAAAGTATATAAGGAAAGATACCTGTAAATTATTCAAAACAAGTGGACCAAATTTTTAACTTGTTTTCAAAAGACATCGTGTTAGCGGGACTTGTAGAAGGCATTACATAATAAGTAATGCCTTTTATTTGCCTGAAATTCTTAATAAAATAACGGTGGCTTTCTTTTCCGTTGAAGATGATTTTCTTAATATTTGGATATTCTTTAAATAAACTTTCAAAATCATTTGGCTTGTGATTTTTGATATGAATGTCCAGACTTCCTTTGCGTTCGCAATTTTCCAAGACATCCCAAATCCCGACTTTGTTAGTTTGTAATAGTTTTATCTTTTCTTCAAAAACCCCAGCAACGGGTAATTTGTCAAATATAGTGTAAATTATTTTCCAGAAATGATTGCGTGGATGTGCATAATATTCCTGTTTTTCTAGCGAAGCAATTCCGGGCATGGTTCCCAGAATTAGAATTTCGGTTTCTGCGTTGACAAAAGGAGGAAAGGAATAAATCATGATTGTTTAATTGTTGTTTTCTTCTTTCTCGATAATTGCTAAAGCCAGTCTGATTTTTCCGTAGTCTATTTTTTCTTCGAAATAATCAAAATAAGGTTTTAAAGCAGTAGGGTTTTCTAATTTAATTCGGGCTGCATTTATTGATCTAACTTCTTCTTCTGAAACAAATTGGTGTAAATCAATTGAAGCTCCGTCTAAATACAGTTTTGCCAAATGTGACATAATGGTGCTAACACCTAATTTTCGCTTTGCAGCAATTTCTTCAGTAGAGAATCCTTCTTGGTACAAAGCTAAAGTTTCTTTGTAGGTGCTGGATTCTTTTTTAGATTTTACTTTTTTGTCTTTTTGAAAAGCGATAATGGTTTTAATAAAGGCATCACCATATTTTTCTAATTTGGCTTTTCCAACCCCGTCAATCGAAATCAGTTCTTCTTCACTCATTGGACGATTGATTTCCATTTGGCGTAAAGCAGCATCGCTAAAAATTACATAAGCGGGAACATCTTCTTCTTTGGCTAGTTCATAACGTAATTTACGCAAACTTTCAAATAATGAGTTGGCTACTGTTTTTGCTTTAGTTTCCTTGGTTTCAGTTTCCTTGGTTTCAGTTTCACTGGTATTTGCTTTTTGTACGGTGTTGAGTTGTACTTTTTCTTTTTCGAATAGTACTTTCTTGGCTAAAGGTGTAAGTTTGATTTTATTTTGTTGGTGAAAAGCAATTTCGCAATACCCCAAATTGATTAATTGAATTAGGTATTGGTTCCAGTCATGCCAGGAGGTTTCAATACCAACGCCGTAAGTTTTTAAATTTTGGTATTCTTTTTCGTAGATATAGGCGTTTTTAGAGCCTCGTAAAAAATCAACTATTACTGGAAGTGGTTCTGATTCTTTAAGGCGGATGATAGCTGAAAAAGCTTTTTGGGCAATAATAGTTCCGTCAAAAAAGGCAGGAGGGTTTTTGCAAATATCACAATTGCCACAATTCTTGGTTACGATTTCGCCAAAATAAGAAAGCAATATTTTTCTGCGACAACTTAGTGCATCAGCATATTGTTTCATTCTTTCAAGCTTTGCCAATTGTATTTCGGCATTTTGTCCCTGCGAAGCAAATTTTTGCAACTGAATCAAATCGCCATAGCTTTCGAACAAAATAGTTTCAGAAGCCAATCCGTCTCTACCTGCACGACCAATTTCCTGATAATAGCCTTCGATGTTTTTGGGTAAGTTGTAATGAATTACCCAGCGCACATTGGATTTGTCAATTCCCATCCCGAATGCAATGGTGGCACAAACCACTTGACATTGGTCGTTGATGAATTCATCCTGGGTTTTAGAGCGAAGTTCGCTGTCTAAACCTGCGTGATAAGCTTTGGCTGGTATTCCGTTTTTTGAGAGTTTCTCAGCAAGTTCTTCGGTGGTTTTTCTGCTAAGGCAATAAATAATGCCCGAATCGTTAGGTTTTGATTCTATAAATTCGATGATTTGTTTGACTCTGTCTAAGGCAGGGCGCACTTCTAAACTAAGGTTTTTTCTATCAAAAGAGGAAATAAAAATTGATGGTTTTTTTAAGTTTAATTGATTGCTAATATCTTGACGTGTAGCTTTATCGGCGGTGGCAGTTAAAGCAAGAATTGGGGTAGTAGGGAAACGGTTTTTAAGATAGCCTAAATTGGTATAAGCAGGTCTAAAGTCATGTCCCCATGACGAAATACAATGTGCTTCGTCAATAGCTATTAAGCTTATGGTAAGTACACTGAAAGCGTTGTCCAAATAGGACAAACTTTCGGGCGCAATGTAAACCAGTTTTACTTTATTGCTTTTCAGATTTTCAATATGTTGTTGCTGTTCGGTTTCTGTTTGAGTGCTGTTAATAAAGCAAGCTGTAATTCCATTGGCTTTTAAACTATCTACCTGATCTTTCATTAACGCAATAAGTGGCGAAATCACGATGGTAATTCCGGGAAACAATAATGCAGGTAATTGAAAACAAATGGATTTTCCGCCACCTGTAGGCATGATGGCTAAGGTGTCGTTGCCTTGTAAAATAGTATTTATAATTTCTTCCTGATTGCTTCTGAATTTTTCAAATCCAAAATTTTCTTTAAGGGTAGTATGTAATATTTGAGAAGTAATCATTTTATGGAATGGTAAAATTAAAAAAGGAACTCTTTTTTTGAGTTCCTTTTTTGTATGTTTTAAGAATTAATCTTCATCATCTTCGTCATCGTCATCGTCCGCAATGTTTTTGTCGTCAGCATCTTCATCGTCGTCGTCTAATTCTGGTTTGTCAACATTGTCATCTTCGTCATCATCATCGCTAATATCATCATCCAAATCTAAACCTTTCATTGGTGCAATTGGCTCGATATCATCGTCTATATCATCGTCTTCGTCAAAATTTTCGATTCTGTCAGCAAGTTTAGTACTTACTTTTACTAAATAGATAGTGTCTTCAGTGCGAACTTCTACAGCTTCTATTAATTCGTTTTTAGCATTTTTGAAACGAATAATATCTTCGTCGTCATATCCATCAGGAAATTTCTCAACTAATAAGTTTAAAATTTCGTTTGTCAGCTTAGCGTACTCAACAATAATTCTTCTCATAAAAATGGTATTATAAATCTAATAAATAAGCAAAAATTAATGGTGCTACAATGGTAGCATCTGATTCAATGATAAACTTAGGAGTTGTAATATCTAATTTTCCCCAAGTAATTTTTTCGTTCGGAACTGCTCCGGAGTACGAACCATAACTGGTTGTAGAATCTGAGATTTGGCAGAAATAACTCCAGAACGGAATGTTGTGCATTTCCATGTCTTGATACAACATTGGAACTACACAAATAGGGAAGTCTCCTGCGATACCTCCACCTATTTGGAAAAATCCAATACCATTTTCACTATTTTTTGGATACCAATCAGCTAAGAAAGTCATGTATTCAATACCTGATTTCATAGTTGATGCTTTTAGTTCTCCTTTAATTACATAAGAAGCAAAGATATTCCCCATAGTACTGTCTTCCCATCCAGGAACAATAATAGGTAAATTTTTCTCAGCAGCAGCATACATCCAGCTGTCTTTTAAGTCAATTTCATAATATTCTTCTAAGACACCTGAAAGTAGCATTTTATACATAAATTCATGTGGAAAATAACGCTCTCCTTTATCGTCAGCATCTTTCCAGATTTTGTAGATGTGTTTTTGCAATCTACGGAAAGCTTCGTGCTCAGGAATACAAGTGTCAGTTACACGGTTTAATCCTCTTTCTAATAAAGCCCATTCGTCTTCAGGAGTTAAATCACGGTAGTTAGGCACTCTTTCGTAGTGAGAGTGAGCTACTAAGTTCATGATGTCTTCTTCAAGGTTAGCTCCTGTACAAGAGATAATCTGAACTTTGTCCTGACGGATAATTTCGGCGAAGATTTTTCCAATTTCTGCTGTACTCATTGCACCAGCCATACTTACCATCATTTTAGCACCATTGGCTAATTGTTGTTCGTAAGCTTTTGCGGCATCGACTAAAGAAGCAGAATTGAAATGTAAATAATGCTTTTCAATAAACTGACTGATCGGTCCTTTACTCATTTTAAGGGGTTTAAATATTTTGTAAATTTATGTGTATTTGAATCTATATCGGCTCAAATATAATGAAATTATAAATCTACTAATTGTGTGTTTTGTTAATTATTTTTTATTTGTAACCTAATATTTTCAATACATCTTCAGAGGTTTGTTGTTCTGAAAATACTTCTGTAGCTAAAATACCATTTTCATCTCTGTCTATTAAGATATGCTTAGGTTGTGGTATTAAACAGTGGTGCAATCCGCCGTATCCACCAATGGTTTCCTGATAAGCTCCTGTATTGAAAAATCCAATGTAAAGTGGTTTTTCTTTGTTGTATTTTGGTAAATAAATGGCGTTCATGTTTTGTTCCGAGTTGTAATAGTCATCACTATCACAAGTTAAACCTCCTAATAATACTCTTTCGTAAGTATCGTTCCAACGATTCACGGCTAACATGATAAAACGCTTGTTTATGGCCCAGGTATCAGGTAATGTAGTGATGAATGAAGAGTCAATCATATTCCATTTTTCCCTGTCGTTTTGTTGTTTTTGATAAAGAACCTGGTAAATTGCTCCGCCACTTTCACCTACTGTAAATGAACCAAATTCGGTAAAGATATGAGGAACATCGACCTCAGCTTCATCACAGGCAATTTTGATCTGATTGATGATTTCGTCAATCATGTATTGGTAATCGTATTCAAATGCTAAAGAGTTTTTTATTGGAAAACCTCCTCCGATATTTAAACCGTCCAAAGTAGGGCATTCTCTTTTAAGAGCGATGTAAACTTTGATACATTTTACCAATTCGTTCCAGTAATAAGCGGTATCGTTGATTCCGGTATTGATAAAAAAGTGAAGCATTTTCAGCTCTAATTTATCGTTTTCCTGAATTTGTTTTTTGTAAAAAGAGACAATGTTTTTGTATCCAATTCCTAATCTTGACGTATAGAATTCAAATTTAGGTTCTTCCTCAGCAGCAATACGAATTCCAATTTTGAATTTCCCTTTGATTTCCGACTGAAGTAAATCTAATTCTTCATAGTTGTCAATAATTGGAATCGTGTTTTTATGTCCGTTATTGATTAATCGGGCAATATTGCTAATATATTGGTCTCTTTTGAATCCATTACAAAGGATATAAGTGCTTTTGTTGATTTTACCGTTTTCTAAAAGATTCTCAACAATATTGATGTCAAATGCTGATGAAGTTTCAACATGAATATTGTTTTTGAAAGCTTCATTCATAACAAATTCAAAATGAGAACTTTTTGTACAATAACAATAATAGTATTTTCCCTCATATTTGTTTTTTTCCATCGCTCTACGAAACCAACTTTTGGCTTTGTTGATATTGTTGGAAATCTGAGGTAAATAAGTAAATTTTAATGGGGTACCATACTTTTCAACCAATTTCATCAAATCGATGTTGTGAAACTGAAGATTGTCTTTGTTAAGTTTGAATTCTTCCTGTGGGAAATAGTAGGTTTGATTGATTAGATCAGAATATTTTGTATTCATTGCTTTTAGAGTTTTTGTGATGTTACAGATTAATGTTTAAAATTAAACTGTAATTCAAACTCTAATATTAGCATATACAATTTGTAATTTTTCGTTTCCTGATTTTAAATATTGAAAAACATCAAAACTAAAAGGACTCACTAAATTAAAACGTTTCAATATTCCTAATAAAGAACTATTGTTAACGCTCTGATTTGAGTTGTAATTTCTTTGTTTTTGATCTTTTTTCATTGCGGCAAATGTAAAAAATAAAATATAAGTGATGCAATCCTTTTTTATAAAAAAAAATAGTTAAGATTTGTAATCTTCAAAGGCTTCAAGAATCAATTCATTCTCAACAGCTTGATTGATTTTAATCTTTCCGATACCTTCAATTAATGCAAACTGAATGCTTCCGTATTCATTCTTTTTATCATGAATTAATAATTCTAAAATAGGATCGATGTCTGCTTCTTCAAAAATAATATCTTCGTAAATAGACTTTAATACTGTTTTAATTTGGATATATTCTTCTTGAGAAATTAGTCCTTTCTTTAATGAAATATAACTTTCAAGTATCATTCCCACTGCAATTGCTTCACCGTGAAGCAGGGTAGTTTTAACTTCGCTCTCCAAAAAATAACCTTCAATAGCATGACCTAAAGTATGTCCGAAATTTAAAGCTTTTCTAATGTTTTTCTCAGTAGGATCCTGTTTTACAATCTCGTTTTTAATTTCTACCGATCGGTAAATTAATTGGTCAAGTGCATCAAAATCAATAGTTGAAATATCCAGAAATTCTTCCCAGTATTTTTTATCGTAAATTAAACCGTGTTTCAACATTTCGGCAAGACCGGAACGCATTTCGTTTTGAGGAACCGTTTCTAAATATTGAGTATCTATAAGAACCATATTTGGCACATTGATAACACCAATTTGGTTTTTTAAATTTCCTAAATCAACCCCGTTTTTTCCACCTACCGAAGCATCTACCATAGAGAGTAGAGTAGTTGGGATGTGAATGAAGTCAACGCCTCTTTTGAAAGTAGAAGCTACAAAACCACCAAGATCAGTAACCACACCGCCACCTAAATTAATAACAAGACTTTTTCTGTCTCCGCCAAGCTCAGTAAGAACTTTCCAAACTTCAACGCAGGTTTCAATGTTTTTGTTTTCCTCACCAGCTTCAAATTCGATAATTTCAACATTCAAATCGGTTTCGATATAAGGCAATAATTTTGGTAAACAAAACTCATTGGTATTGCTATCTACAAGAATGAATATGTTAGAATATTTATTTTGGCTTAGATGAAGATTTAAAGCTTCGTATCCTTTTTCGTTAAAATAGATTGGGTAGTTATTGGCTTGAATTGTTTGCATCTGTATTTATTAATTTGAAATGCAAAATAAGGTAATTTCTAGTAATTAATATTCATAACTCTGGCTATATTTGTTTTAAATAGCGAAAAAAATGAAAAAATTATTCGATGACACAGAAATTGCTTTTGCTTTAAAAAGTAACACCGATTTAAACACATCCTATTTGCTTTTTAAAATGATGAATTTTAAACCATTGGTAAAAATTGGAACCAAATTTATCAATTTGGCTTTGAAATTGCATTTGCCGGTCGAAAATTTAATTCGAAAAACCATCTTTAATCAATTTTGTGGTGGTATTAATGAAGAAGATTGTCTGAAAGTGGTGGATATTATTTTTACCAAAGGAGTTTCGACGGTTTTAGATTATGCTGTTGAAGGAAAAGCTGTAGAAACTGAGTTTGAGAATGCACTCGAAAAAACGCTAAAAATTATCGAATTTGCCAAAGAGCGTCAGGCAATTCCTTTTGCTGTGTTTAAGCCTACAAGTTTTGGACGAATTGATTTATACGAAAAAAAAGGAAAACAGGAAGTTTTGAGCTCCGAAGAACAAAAAGAATGGGCTGATGTTATAGCTCGTTTTGAGAAAGTTTGTCAAACAGCCTGTCAAAAAAATGTAGCAGTATTGATTGATGCCGAAGAAAGCTGGATGCAAACTACAGCTGACGAATTGGTTCTTGAAATGATGCGGAAATACAATAAAGAGAAGGTAATTGTTTATAATACCGTGCAAATGTATCGCTGGGACAGGATGGATTATTTGAAAGCAATCCATCAAAAAGCCCAATCGGAAGGTTTTTTTGTTGGAATCAAATTAGTTCGTGGTGCTTATATGGAAAAAGAAAA
Protein-coding sequences here:
- a CDS encoding type III PLP-dependent enzyme domain-containing protein, with the protein product MNTKYSDLINQTYYFPQEEFKLNKDNLQFHNIDLMKLVEKYGTPLKFTYLPQISNNINKAKSWFRRAMEKNKYEGKYYYCYCTKSSHFEFVMNEAFKNNIHVETSSAFDINIVENLLENGKINKSTYILCNGFKRDQYISNIARLINNGHKNTIPIIDNYEELDLLQSEIKGKFKIGIRIAAEEEPKFEFYTSRLGIGYKNIVSFYKKQIQENDKLELKMLHFFINTGINDTAYYWNELVKCIKVYIALKRECPTLDGLNIGGGFPIKNSLAFEYDYQYMIDEIINQIKIACDEAEVDVPHIFTEFGSFTVGESGGAIYQVLYQKQQNDREKWNMIDSSFITTLPDTWAINKRFIMLAVNRWNDTYERVLLGGLTCDSDDYYNSEQNMNAIYLPKYNKEKPLYIGFFNTGAYQETIGGYGGLHHCLIPQPKHILIDRDENGILATEVFSEQQTSEDVLKILGYK
- the aroB gene encoding 3-dehydroquinate synthase, whose translation is MQTIQANNYPIYFNEKGYEALNLHLSQNKYSNIFILVDSNTNEFCLPKLLPYIETDLNVEIIEFEAGEENKNIETCVEVWKVLTELGGDRKSLVINLGGGVVTDLGGFVASTFKRGVDFIHIPTTLLSMVDASVGGKNGVDLGNLKNQIGVINVPNMVLIDTQYLETVPQNEMRSGLAEMLKHGLIYDKKYWEEFLDISTIDFDALDQLIYRSVEIKNEIVKQDPTEKNIRKALNFGHTLGHAIEGYFLESEVKTTLLHGEAIAVGMILESYISLKKGLISQEEYIQIKTVLKSIYEDIIFEEADIDPILELLIHDKKNEYGSIQFALIEGIGKIKINQAVENELILEAFEDYKS
- a CDS encoding deoxyhypusine synthase family protein, producing the protein MSKGPISQFIEKHYLHFNSASLVDAAKAYEQQLANGAKMMVSMAGAMSTAEIGKIFAEIIRQDKVQIISCTGANLEEDIMNLVAHSHYERVPNYRDLTPEDEWALLERGLNRVTDTCIPEHEAFRRLQKHIYKIWKDADDKGERYFPHEFMYKMLLSGVLEEYYEIDLKDSWMYAAAEKNLPIIVPGWEDSTMGNIFASYVIKGELKASTMKSGIEYMTFLADWYPKNSENGIGFFQIGGGIAGDFPICVVPMLYQDMEMHNIPFWSYFCQISDSTTSYGSYSGAVPNEKITWGKLDITTPKFIIESDATIVAPLIFAYLLDL
- a CDS encoding proline dehydrogenase family protein, coding for MKKLFDDTEIAFALKSNTDLNTSYLLFKMMNFKPLVKIGTKFINLALKLHLPVENLIRKTIFNQFCGGINEEDCLKVVDIIFTKGVSTVLDYAVEGKAVETEFENALEKTLKIIEFAKERQAIPFAVFKPTSFGRIDLYEKKGKQEVLSSEEQKEWADVIARFEKVCQTACQKNVAVLIDAEESWMQTTADELVLEMMRKYNKEKVIVYNTVQMYRWDRMDYLKAIHQKAQSEGFFVGIKLVRGAYMEKENERAEEENYKSPICASKQETDENYDLALQYSIANLNIFSLFAGTHNESSSYYLMQLMKEKNIVTNDGRIWFGQLYGMSDTISFNLAARGYNVAKYVPFGPVKEVVPYLIRRAQENTAVIGQTSRELEMIIKERQRRKKSNN
- the recQ gene encoding DNA helicase RecQ, with product MITSQILHTTLKENFGFEKFRSNQEEIINTILQGNDTLAIMPTGGGKSICFQLPALLFPGITIVISPLIALMKDQVDSLKANGITACFINSTQTETEQQQHIENLKSNKVKLVYIAPESLSYLDNAFSVLTISLIAIDEAHCISSWGHDFRPAYTNLGYLKNRFPTTPILALTATADKATRQDISNQLNLKKPSIFISSFDRKNLSLEVRPALDRVKQIIEFIESKPNDSGIIYCLSRKTTEELAEKLSKNGIPAKAYHAGLDSELRSKTQDEFINDQCQVVCATIAFGMGIDKSNVRWVIHYNLPKNIEGYYQEIGRAGRDGLASETILFESYGDLIQLQKFASQGQNAEIQLAKLERMKQYADALSCRRKILLSYFGEIVTKNCGNCDICKNPPAFFDGTIIAQKAFSAIIRLKESEPLPVIVDFLRGSKNAYIYEKEYQNLKTYGVGIETSWHDWNQYLIQLINLGYCEIAFHQQNKIKLTPLAKKVLFEKEKVQLNTVQKANTSETETKETETKETKAKTVANSLFESLRKLRYELAKEEDVPAYVIFSDAALRQMEINRPMSEEELISIDGVGKAKLEKYGDAFIKTIIAFQKDKKVKSKKESSTYKETLALYQEGFSTEEIAAKRKLGVSTIMSHLAKLYLDGASIDLHQFVSEEEVRSINAARIKLENPTALKPYFDYFEEKIDYGKIRLALAIIEKEENNN
- a CDS encoding DNA primase; protein product: MRRIIVEYAKLTNEILNLLVEKFPDGYDDEDIIRFKNAKNELIEAVEVRTEDTIYLVKVSTKLADRIENFDEDDDIDDDIEPIAPMKGLDLDDDISDDDDEDDNVDKPELDDDDEDADDKNIADDDDDEDDED